In Colletotrichum higginsianum IMI 349063 chromosome 1, whole genome shotgun sequence, one genomic interval encodes:
- a CDS encoding C6 zinc finger domain containing protein: MLDDWFEKVHALAPVLHRRRFMHRLTTGEANSDRTFCALVVSVCAATVATLRRTDYGPVTVEGCLDFIEEHHLLDHGLRKPCYSLDWCIAMYNIGTSASSMNENGLGDMGSFHGMSEAAAGARYLAYYRMADLDMSEQQLLKRLFWLIFAAYCSADIFGRLSVSIVSHQENRAHLRPLPLTDSQLDTGPQLSAAELPPWHGDTTSYVPGLNQLSDLFLTWHEAQTAPVSLYGGQEGALKHFLGRIQAIIDNFPPELRWRGGLSRPAHVTEGHDTQIANLFVTSLNIRSNLLQKFGSGAETRAAEHQRIVDDLLEILYHMPQHVLEQNGNSLIPKLRDCGAAYMEQMNMREDGSGVGGVGGDGSGGGGGGGEALVSESARLKLEKLLRKLDDIDCWPGLPGIESPQSNRQ, translated from the exons ATGCTGGACGACTGGTTCGAAAAGGTCCACGCCCTCGCGCCCGTCCTGCACCGGCGGCGGTTCATGCACCGGCTGACGACGGGCGAGGCCAACTCGGACCGCACCTTTTGCGCGCTGGTCGTCAGCGTCTGCGCCGCGACGGTGGCGACGCTGCGCCGGACCGACTACGGccccgtcaccgtcgaggGGTGCCTGGACTTCATCGAGGAGCACCACCTGCTCGACCACGGGCTGAGGAAGCCGTGCTACTCGCTGGACTGGTGCATCGCCATGTACAACATCGGCacgtcggccagctcgatGAACGAGAACGGGCTCGGGGACATGGGCTCGTTCCACGGCATGTCTgaggcggccgccggcgcgagGTACCTGGCCTACTACCGCATGGCGGACCTGGATATGTCGGAGCAGCAGCTGTTGAAGCGTCTGTTTTGGCTGATCTTTGCGGCGTACTG TAGTGCGGATATTTTCGGCAGGCTGTCCGTCAGCATCGTCTCTCACCAGGAGAACCGGGCCCATCTACGCCCGTTGCCGCTGACCGACTCCCAGCTGGACACGGGGCCGcagctctcggcggcggaaCTGCCCCCGTGGCACGGCGACACGACGTCGTACGTGCCCGGGCTCAACCAGCTCAGCGACCTCTTCCTGACGTGGCACGAGGCGCAGACGGCGCCCGTCAGCCTCTacggcgggcaggaggggGCGCTCAAGCACTTCCTGGGGCGCATccaggccatcatcgacaacTTCCCACCGGAGCTGCGGTGGCGGGGCGGGCTCTCGCGGCCGGCGCACGTGACGGAGGGCCACGACACGCAGATCGCCAACCTCTTCGTGACGAGCCTCAACATCCGGTCGAACCTGCTGCAGAAGTTCGGGTCGGGGGCCGagacgcgggcggcggagcaCCAGCGCATCGTGgacgacctgctcgagaTCCTGTACCACATGCCGCAGCACGTGCTGGAGCAGAACGGCAACAGCCTGATCCCGAAGCTGAGGGACTGCGGGGCGGCCTACATGGAGCAGATGAACATGAGAGAGGATGGTagtggtgttggtggtgttggcggtgatggaagtggtggcggcggcggcggcggcgaggcgctggTGAGCGAGAGCGCGAGGCTCAAGCTGGAGAAGCTACTGAGGAAGCTGGACGATATCGACTGCTGGCCGGGACTCCCCGGGATCGAAAGTCCGCAGAGCAACAGGCAgtga
- a CDS encoding Glycoside hydrolase, with protein MTAFEQPPASQLPHLRRSNGNTQLIVKGKPFLMLSGELHNSSLSSARFMSEVWPAMKANHVNTLLGAVTWEDIEPVEGQFNFAELDAVLAGAREHGMHLVLLWFGTYKNGISTYAPHWVKRDTKRFPRVQCLEAGGVKRTIEMVTPLSEEGCAADSRAFAALCRHLAQVDAEHNTVLMIQVENETGLLGDSRDRSHRANKAFAEPVPEALLRHLSERSADLHPKFKARFADPPPPASGAAHYSWEDLFGAGASADEAFMAYHISSYVGRVAAAGKKEYDIPLYTNTWLNFDDPSDLDLRGVPIVVGGGAEPGVYPSGGPCPHVLDIWRYNTIFTPHKSLDFLAPDLYFHNYEAVCRDYTAQGNPLFIPEQRRDENGARRVWLSYGTYGALGASPFGIDTGAEVVGREFKLLSQVAPYLLAARPEDRMGFFFDEEVDTAGKGERWTRVFGDMEVIVERAFVFGKPGPGGGLVIHLGGTKFLAVGRGFNVRFRSVRKEATFTGILAAAEKEVGEDGALRTLRVFNGDETRSGEFLIMPNDDPDYGGFPIAVTVPARTCIAEIEAYWVAEDEADR; from the coding sequence ATGACAGCCTTCGAACAACCCCCCGCATCGCAGCTCCCGCACCTCCGCCGCAGCAATGGCAACACACAgctcatcgtcaagggcaagcCCTTCCTGATGCTGTCGGGCGAGCTGCACAACTCGTCCCTCTCGTCGGCCCGCTTCATGTCCGAGGTCTGGCCCGCCATGAAGGCCAACCACGTCAACACGCTGCTGGGTGCCGTGACGTGGGAGGACATCGAGCCCGTCGAGGGCCAGTTCAACTTCGCggagctcgacgccgtgctggccGGCGCGAGAGAGCACGGCATGCACCTCGTGCTGCTCTGGTTCGGCACCTACAAGAACGGCATCTCGACGTACGCGCCGCACTGGGTCAAGCGCGACACGAAGCGCTTCCCGCGCGTCCAgtgcctcgaggccggcggcgtcaagcGCACCATCGAGATGGTCACCCCGCTCAGCGAGGAAGGGTGCGCGGCCGACTCGCGGGCCTTTGCCGCGCTGTGCAGGCACCTCGCgcaggtcgacgccgagcacAACACGGTGCTCATGATCCAGGTCGAGAACGAGACGGGCCTGCTGGGCGACTCGCGCGACCGCTCCCACCGCGCCAACAAGGCCTTCGCCGAGCCCGTCCCCGAGGCCCTCCTGCGCCACCTGAGCGAGAGGTCGGCCGACCTGCACCCCAAGTTCAAGGCGCGCTTCGCcgacccgccgccgccggcgtcgggcGCCGCGCACTACTCGTGGGAGGacctcttcggcgccggcgcctcggccgacgaggccttcATGGCGTATCACATCTCGTCGTACgtcggccgcgtcgccgccgcggggaagaaggagtacGACATCCCGCTGTACACCAACACGTGGCTCAACTTTGACGACCCgtccgacctcgacctccgCGGCGtgcccatcgtcgtcggcggcggcgccgagcccgGCGTCTACCCCTCGGGCGGGCCCTGCCCGCACGTGCTGGACATCTGGCGCTACAACACCATCTTCACACCGCACAAGTCGCTCGACTTTTTGGCGCCCGACCTGTACTTCCACAACTACGAGGCCGTGTGCCGCGACTACACGGCGCAGGGGAACCCGCTCTTCATCCCGGAGCAGCGGCGCGACGAGAACGGCGCGCGGCGGGTGTGGCTCTCGTACGGCACGTACGGCGCGCTGGGCGCGAGCCCGTTCGGCATCGAcacgggcgccgaggtcgtcggccgcgAGTTCAAGCTGCTGTCGCAGGTGGCGCCGTACCTGCTCGCGGCGCGGCCCGAGGACCGCatgggcttcttcttcgacgaggaggtcgacaCGGCCGGCAAGGGCGAGAGGTGGACGCGGGTCTTTGGCGACATGgaggtcatcgtcgagcgcgccttcgtcttcggcaaGCCGGGCCCGGGCGGCGGGCTCGTCATCCACCTCGGCGGCACCAagttcctcgccgtcgggcGCGGGTTCAACGTCCGCTTCCGCAGCGTGCGCAAGGAGGCGACGTTCACGGGCatcctggcggcggcggagaaggaggtgggcgaggacggcgcgcTGCGGACGCTGAGGGTGttcaacggcgacgagacGCGCAGCGGCGAGTTCCTCATCATGCCCAACGACGACCCGGACTACGGCGGGTTCCCCATCGCcgtgacggtgccggcgcgGACGTgcatcgccgagatcgaggcctactgggtcgccgaggatgaggcgGACCGATGA
- a CDS encoding Fructosyl amino acid has product MAQHLDPIVVVGAGVFGLSIALELRQRGHTNITVIDRMLPPVADGSSNDANRIIRPDYVDPFYARIATEAVREWNAGDLYRPHYHQAGFALVSETEPGRDEFLERGKRAIERQGNRYVEFATTDELRRLRPELRDMTFPFSGYISKNAGWADAAGAVRAVAARCSELGIAFVTGPRGTMTSLKTDAGHSRVVGVNVAAGPPLLAAKVILATGAWTNHYVDLGHAITSSAQPVGFIQLTPEEALKLADMPVVDNMTSGIFVFPPTPGTNLLKIARHGHGFENRIPAVAAASSSASSSGGGGDRRVSAPRHDANNAAASWIPEDAEAAFRGALKQLVPLAAEKPWSRLRLCWYTETRDGNFIADHHPDYQGLFILTGGSGHGFKFLPVLGRYTADCFEGVAAPEVQAKWKLSRDFTARDPVVCNDGSRRGPLRRELTLEERAKL; this is encoded by the exons ATGGCCCAGCACCTCGaccccatcgtcgtcgtcggcgccggcgtcttcgggctctccatcgccctcgagctccgGCAACGCGGACACACCAACATCACCGTCATCGACCGCATGctcccgcccgtcgccgacggcagcagcaacgacgCCAACCGCATCATCCGCCCGGACTACGTCGACCCCTTCTACGCCCGCATcgccaccgaggccgtccgcgagTGGAACGCCGGCGACCTCTACCGCCCGCACTACCACCAGGCCggcttcgccctcgtctccGAGACCGAGCCCGGCCGcgacgagttcctcgagaGGGGCAAGCGCGCCATCGAGCGCCAGGGGAACCGGTACGTCGAGTTCGCCACCACCGACGAGCTCCGCCGGCTGAGGCCCGAGCTGCGCGACATGACGTTCCCCTTCTCGGGCTACATCAGCAAAAACGCCGGCTGGGcggatgccgccggcgccgtccgggccgtcgccgcgcggTGCAGcgagctcggcatcgcctTCGTCACGGGGCCCAGGGGCACCATGACCTCACTCAAGACGGACGCCGGCCACTCGCGCGTCGTGGGCGTCAACGTCGCCGCGGGCCCgccgctgctcgccgccAAGGTGATCCTTGCGACGGGCGCCTGGACGAACCACtacgtcgacctcggccacgccATCACCTCGTCGGCCCAGCCCGTCGGCTTCATCCAGCTCACCCCGGAAGAGGCCCTGAAGCTGGCGGACATGCCCGTGGTGGACAACATGACGTCGGGCATCTTTGTGttcccgccgacgccggggaCGAACCTGCTCAAGATCGCCCGGCACGGACACGGCTTCGAGAACAGAATTCCAGCGGtggccgccgcgtcgtcgtccgcgtcgtcgtcggggggTGGTGGCGACAGGCGTGTTTCGGCGCCGAGGCACGACGCGAACAATGCTGCGGCGTCTTGGATCCCggaagacgccgaggcggcgtTCCGCGGCGCGCTGAAGCAGCTGGTTCCcctggcggccgagaagccaTGGTCACGGCTGCGGCTGTGCTGGTATACAGAGACGAGGGACGGCAACTTCATCGCGGACCATCATCCGGACTATCAGGGGCTCTTTATCCTTACCGGAGGGTCTGGACA CGGCTTCAAATTCCTCCCCGTTCTCGGTCGCTACACTGCCGATTGCTTCGAGGGAGTGGCGGCCCCCGAGGTGCAGGCGAAGTGGAAGCTGAGCAGGGACTTCACGGCTCGGGACCCTGTCGTGTGCAACGACGGgagccgacgaggcccttTGAGGCGGGAACTGACGCTGGAGGAGAGGGCGAAGCTGTGA
- a CDS encoding C6 transcription factor, translating into MDTASSSSSEPRLRNSCESCRRSLGETGRSVRVLTELCGLSSGSKERVRRLETQVGQIYEILQSLTENRMRGSTASPLAPVPNRDDEASLGNGDDAAVHNDASEPQGSFFDPTASPEPPPDALEHLIRVYRKDIAFKPLPLFGRSTLRSRLSSPTPRFLRRSFLALTLRFGTHPFFRGKEGECADFYAASAYADLMPLALEGVATVEVVQSLCLLALQDLKVCKPARAWGTIGMAARLEVSRGWNRRELGQAAQDDSEDDESSRCFWSVYILEKAFSAQCSVLDRCVVQPRYPDSASLSLQPPPSTPPPTSTEGQAGRFDGINSSFLRVISIWGDVTSYNHGVRCSRRERPWLPTSRYTELTQKMYEFEDQTALKHLLKNAAFTDRTPADVSENLEYWRPWVLMQITHHATSAVLNHPFIHISGLGEASRRQPPRLFMQGVIDQAQYHAQWVGRLVQMCEAVQFDILDPLLGTLVAATATVAWVFRFAPDSSAASKSVACFDICEGFVRKVAASWPHIGQKVKLLESLRGVSGQTRGDGDSVITFRPSKLWELLDNSIIVPKPSPHSNITSSESNSRRESPLPDATLSVTTHILHPVDEDAEAAAQSQPVSPATTDNNGTDSAAQARPGDELCFDDFFSQYLPTEMNCAPEAVQVPMAWQNLRD; encoded by the exons ATGGacacggcctcctcgtcctcttccgaGCCCCGCCTCCGCAACTCGTGCGAGTCGTGTAG GCGGTCTCTTGGAGAAACCGGGAGAAGCGTGCGCGTGCTAACTGAACTCTGCGGCTTGAGCTCGGGCTCCAAGGAACGCGTGAGACGACTGGAGACGCAAGTCGGCCAGATCTACGAGATCCTGCA AAGTTTGACCGAGAACCGCATGAGAGgatcgacggcatcgcctcTTGCGCCTGTCCCGAACCGTGATGACGAAGCGAGTCTAGGCAATGGCGACGATGCAGCAGTCCACAACGACGCTTCGGAACCCCAGGGCTCATTCTTCGACCCAACAGCGTC GCCCGAGCCTCCGCCGGACGCGCTGGAGCACCTGATCCGAGTCTACCGGAAAGACATCGCCTTCAAGCCGTTGCCGCTCTTCGGCCGCTCCACACTCCGGAGCCGGCTCTCGTCACCGACGCCCCGTTTTCTCCGCCGGAGTTTCCTCGCGTTGACGTTGAGGTTCGGCACCCATCCCTTCTTTCGGGGGAAGGAGGGCGAGTGCGCCGACTTTTACGCCGCTTCGGCCTACGCCGACCTCATgcccctggccctcgagggGGTCGCCACGGTCGAGGTGGTGCAGTCTCTGTGCTTGCTGGCGCTGCAGGATCTGAAAG TCTGCAAGCCCGCGAGAGCGTGGGGTACAATCGGTATGGCAGCCCGGCTCGAAGTCTCACGCGGCTGGAACCGGCGTGAGCTCGGTCAGGCAGCACAGGACGAttccgaggacgacgaaaGTAGCCGGTGCTTCTGGAGCGTGTACATCTTGGAAAAGGCCTTCTCCGCGCAGTGCTCAGTCCTGGACCGCTGCGTCGTTCAGCCCAGGTATCCCGACAGTGCTTCCCTGAGCctccagccgccgccgtcgacgccgccgccgacgagcacggaggggcaggccggccggTTCGACGGCATCAACTCGTCGTTCCTCCGGGTCATCTCCATCTGGGGCGACGTGACGTCCTACAACCACGGCGTCCGCTGCAGCCGACGCGAGCGGCCCTGGCTCCCGACGTCCAGGTACACGGAGCTGACCCAGAAGATGTACGAGTTCGAGGACCAGACCGCCCTCAAGCACCTCCTCAAGAACGCGGCCTTCACGGACCGCACGCCGGCCGACGTCTCCGAGAACCTCGAGTACTGGCGGCCGTGGGTCCTCATGCAGATCACCCACCACGCCACGTCGGCCGTCCTGAACCACCCCTTCATCCACATCAGCGGGCTCGGGGAGGCGAGCCGCCGGCAGCCGCCGAGGCTGTTCATGCAGGGCGTCATCGACCAGGCGCAGTACCACGCCCAGTGGGTCGGCCGGCTCGTCCAGATGTGCGAGGCCGTGCAGttcgacatcctcgacccGTTGCTGGGGACGCTGGTggccgccacggccacggtGGCGTGGGTGTTCCGGTTCGCCCCGGacagctcggcggcgtcaaaaTCAGTGGCTTGCTTCGACATCTGCGAGGGCTTTGTGAGGAAGGTCGCGGCATCGTGGCCGCATATCGGACAGAAG GTCAAGCTCCTCGAATCCCTCCGAGGCGTTTCGGGTCAGACacgcggcgacggcgactcGGTCATCACCTTCCGGCCCTCGAAGCTGTGGGAGCTGCTCGACAACAGCATCATCGTCCCGAAGCCCTCACCTCACTCGAACATCACCTCGAGCGAAAGTAACAGCAGGCGCGAGAGCCCGTTGCCCGATGCCACGCTGAGCGTGACGACGCACATCCTGCACCCCGtagacgaggacgccgaagCTGCGGCGCAGAGTCAGCCCGTCTCGCCCGCTACAACTGATAATAATGGCACAGACTCCGCCGCGCAGGCGAGACCTGGTGATGAACTGTGTTTCGACGATTTCTTCTCGCAATACCTGCCCACGGAGATGAACTGCGCGCCGGAGGCTGTTCAGGTGCCGATGGCATGGCAGAATCTGAGAGATTAG
- a CDS encoding Cupin domain protein, whose protein sequence is MSMMFEHFVLPPTDYVPNNRLPVIVYRDVLPKPPAEESTTEFLETNKWEKKGFWPGTEVHHFHPNTHECYGVVTGTTTMLVGRGQLDGTTGGQLVSLRPGDVIVIPAGVSHMNATMTEDYRFVGVYPRYQGSPRWTSQRCDRLDIMPSLKEEISRVPLPAADPVEGEDGTLIRLWKGIPG, encoded by the exons ATGTCAATGATGTTTGAGCATTTCGTCCTCCCACCGACGGACTATGTCCCGAACAACAGGCTGCCGGTCATCGTGTACCGAGACGTcctgccgaagccgccggcggaggagagCACAACAGAGTTTCTGGAGACGAATAAATGGGAGAAGAAG GGGTTCTGGCCTGGGACAGAGGTCCACCACTTTCACCCCAACACCCACGAGTGCTATG GGGTGGTCACCGGCACCACGACTATGCTCGTTGGTCGCGGCCAGCTGGACGGCACGACGGGCGGCCAGCTGGTGTCCCTCCGCCCCGGCGATGTCATTGTTATCCCGGCCGGCGTATCGCACATGAACGCCACCATGACCGAGGACTATCGTTTCGTCGGCGTGTATCCGAGA TACCAGGGCTCCCCGAGATGGACAAGTCAGAGGTGCGACAGGCTGGACATCATGCCCAGCCTCAAGGAGGAAATCTCTCGGGTTCCGCTGCCTGCGGCCGATCCGGTggagggcgaagacggcaCGCTAATCAGGCTGTGGAAAGGTATTCCGGGATGA
- a CDS encoding Flavin-binding monooxygenase produces MTDFQLASITPLLAMGSQGLPLDTQAVDECRPIKVICIGAGISGILTAIRFPQRIKNLDLTVYEKNEGPGGTWFENNPLSLSSSPSYSSSPALILQPSYPGISCDIPSHAYQYTFENNPNWSRFYAPGSEILEYLNHVVDKYGARKYMKFQHEFKGARWCEDAGKWEVQLLRHTDGQTIYDTADVVVKATGTLNKWKWPDIPGLHDFKGTLLHSANWETSFDAAGKTLAVIGNGSTGIQIVPALQPKAKRIDSYIRSKAWVSPTGPYAEVVAEHGNAENFTYSEEEKAALSQNPAALLAHRKDLEEVLHRAYLGIFSNSKSQTDASDRLETLLRKKLAPKPGLFELLRPEWPVGCKRLGASPGYLESIVQNNVDIVTCGIRRVTPDGILGRDDVERPVDAIICATGFDTSLRTTSTPIIGQDGISLDKVWTPEPEAYLSIMPVKMPNLFLYLGPNGAPNSTMVVMIEFQCDYMIKCVQKLQREHLGSMVPKAEAKDDFVRYADRFFDGTVLTEDCASWFKSGGRSDGRITAMWPGSLVHAWRVYENPRWEDFEYERLPATEGNRFAWFGNGLTVSQMRGTAATAYLDHVDVPPVDPAFEANVARQHEPRQASH; encoded by the exons ATGACAGATTTTCAACTTGCGTCGATCACTCCTTTGCTTGCAATGGGATCTCAGGGCCTCCCTCTCGATACTCAGGCGGTTGACGAATGCCGCCCCATCAAGGTCATctgcatcggcgccggcatctCGGGCATCCTCACTGCCATCCGCTTTCCGCAGCGCATCAAGAACTTGGACCTCACGGTGTACGAGAAGAATGAGGGTCCCGGCGGCACATGGTTTGAGAACAA TCCTCTTTCActgtcctcctccccgtcctattcttcctcgccggcactGATACTACAGCCAAGCTATCCCGGAATCTCTTGTG ACATCCCCTCTCATGCGTACCAGTACACATTCGAGAACAACCCGAATTGGTCCCGGTTCTACGCCCCTGGATCCGAGATCCTGGAGTACCTCAACCATGTCGTTGACAAGTACGGCGCTCGGAAGTACATGAAGTTCCAGCACGAGTTCAAGGGCGCTCGCTGGTGTGAGGATGCAGGCAAATGGGAGGTCCAGCTTCTCAGACACACGGACGGCCAA ACCATCTACGACACGGCCGATGTCGTGGTCAAGGCCACCGGCACGTTGAACAAGTGGAAGTGGCCCGACATCCCGGGGCTCCACGACTTCAAGGGCACGCTTCTGCACTCCGCCAACTGGGAAACGTCCTTCGACGCGGCCGGGAAGACACTGGCCGTGATTGGGAACGGTTCGACGGGAATCCAGATAGTCCCGGCTTTGCAGCCCAAAGCAAAACGGATCGACTCGTACATCCGCTCCAAGGCGTGGGTGTCCCCGACGGGGCCTTATGCCGAGGTGGTGGCCGAGCACGGGAACGCCGAGAACT TCACCTActcggaggaggaaaaggctgCGCTTTCACAGAACCCGGCGGCGCTGTTGGCCCACCGGAAGGACCTCGAAGAAGTCCTACACCGGGCCTACCTGGGCATCTTCTCCAACTCAAAGTCCCAGACGGACGCGTCCGACCGGCTCGAGACGCTGCTCAGGAAGAAGCTCGCGCCCAAACCGGGTCTGTTCGAGCTCTTGAGGCCCGAGTGGCCCGTCGGCTGCAAGCGGCTCGGCGCCTCGCCGGGCTACCTCGAGTCCATCGTCCAAAACAACGTCGACATTGTGACGTGTGGGATCCGGCGCGTCACGCCGGACGGCATCCTGGGCCGGGACGATGTCGAGCGGCCGGTCGATGCCATCATCTGCGCCACGGGCTTCGACAC GTCCCTGAGAACGACCAGCACGCCGATCATAGGCCAAGACGGCATATCGCTGGACAAGGTATGGACGCCCGAGCCAGAGGCCTACCTGTCCATCATGCCGGTCAAGATGCCCAACCTGTTCCTCTACCTCGGGCCGAACGGGGCGCCCAACTCGACGATGGTGGTCATGATCGAGTTCCAGTGCGACTACATGATCAAGTGTGTCCAGAAGCTGCAGCGGGAGCACCTCGGGTCCATGGTGCcgaaggccgaggccaaggacgacTTCGTCCGGTACGCCGACCGGTTCTTCGACGGGACGGTGCTCACCGAGGACTGCGCGTCGTGGTTCAAGAGCGGCGGGCGCAGCGACGGGCGCATCACGGCCATGTGGCCCGGGTCGCTCGTGCACGCCTGGAGGGTGTACGAGAACCCGCGGTGGGAGGACTTCGAGTACGAGAGGCTCCCGGCGACGGAGGGGAACAGGTTCGCCTGGTTCGGGAACGGCCTCACCGTCAGCCAGATGCGGGGGACGGCGGCCACCGCGTATCTCGATCACGTCGATGTGCCGCCTGTAGACCCTGCGTTTGAGGCGAATGTAGCAAGGCAGCATGAACCGAGACAGGCCTCTCATTGA
- a CDS encoding Di/tri peptide transporter 2, whose amino-acid sequence MATRIDTYQDGDKDLSEVSSAKIDSELAPTPDGGQPTEHEKTALRLVSDTVPLAAWLVCVVETAERFTYYALSGPFQNYMQYPYGNKLIPGALGLGQANASSISYGFMFWMYLTPMLGAYIADSYAGRMRTISGGAALYICGLAILFVTSLPFSLERGAGLGGFVAALLLIGAGAGFIKANVGIMIFEQYTETRQRVKTLRSGERVILDPQTTISNIYMIFYNVLCIGCLSGIPATYIEHRIGFWAAFLVPFCVFWIAIFTLYFGRKTYVQRVPEPVLGKAFSIFRIAIKSGFNMDAAKPSYQAQHGGNYTVTWDDKFVDELKRSLYACKVFIPQPIAWLCYLQALNNLVSQAGTMERHGLPNDILYNFTLIIEIVLIHVFRTGLYPLLRKWHVGIGPIRRITAGFLAGTLAIAWAAIVQKIIYSAGPCYDAPLACEASEGGTIPNRVHVMLQFPSYVLFALSEVGFAITASEYAYTKAPKSMKSIIGSINYLTVAVAALLGMAVSRAASDPGLTWLYTSLAIVYFVVTCLFWYFCRGYDKLEDELFDLDREDNDNA is encoded by the exons ATGGCTACCCGGATCGATACCTACCAGGACGGAGACAAGGACCTCTCGGA GGTCTCGTCCGCCAAAATCGACAGTGAACTGGCTCCCACGCCCGATGGCGGCCAGCCCACCGAGCATGAGAAGACCGCCCTGCGTCTGGTGAGCGACACGGTTCCGCTCGCAGCCTGGCTCGTATGCGTCGTCGAGACAGCGGAGCGGTTCACGTACTATGCTCTCTCCGGCCCATTCC AAAACTACATGCAATATCCCTACGGCAACAAGCTCATCCCCGgtgccctcggcctcggccaggccaACGCCAGCAGCATCTCCTACGGCTTCATGTTCTGGATGTACCTCACGCCCATGCTCGGCGCCTACATCGCCGACTCGTACGCCGGGCGGATGCGGACcatcagcggcggcgccgccctctaCATCTGCGGCCTCGCCATACTCTTCGTTACCTCCCTGCCCTTCTCGCTAgagcgcggcgccggcctcggcggcttcgtcgcGGCCCTgctcctcatcggcgccggcgccggcttcatCAAGGCCAACGTCGGCATCATGATCTTTGAGCAGTACACCGAGACGAGGCAGAGGGTCAAGACGCTGAGGTCGGGCGAGAGGGTCATCCTCGACCCGCAGACgaccatctccaacatctaCATGATCTTCTACAACGTCCTCTGCATCGGCTGCCTCTCGGGCATCCCGGCGACGTACATCGAGCACCGCATCGGTTTCTGGGCCGCCTTCCTGGTGCCCTTTTGCGTCTTCTGGATCGCCATCTTCACGCTCTACTTTGGCAGGAAGACTTATG TCCAACGAGTCCCTGAGCCCGTCCTCGGCAAGGCCTTTAGCATTTTCCGCATCGCCATCAAGAGCGGCTTCAACATGGATGCGGCGAAGCCTTCGTACCAGGCCCAACACGGCGGAAACTACACAGTCACATGGGACGACAAGTTCGTCGACGAACTGAAGCGCAGTCTTTACGCCTGCAAGGTCTT CATCCCCCAGCCCATCGCCTGGCTCTGTTACCTCCAGGCCCTCAACAACCTCGTTTCTCAAGCCGGCACCATG GAACGGCACGGTCTACCCAACGACATCCTTTACAACTTCACTCTCATCATCGAAATCGTCCTCATCCACGTCTTCCGGACCGGGCTCTACCCCTTACTCCGCAAGTGGcacgtcggcatcggcccgATCCGCCGCATCACGGCcggcttcctcgccggcacgCTGGCCATCGCGTGGGCGGCCATCGTCCAGAAGATCATCTACTCGGCCGGCCCCTGCTACGACGCGCCGCTCGCCTGCGAGGCCAGCGAGGGCGGCACCATCCCCAACCGCGTCCACGTCATGCTGCAGTTCCCGTCGTACGTGCTCTTTGCGCTCTCCGAGGTCGGCTTCGCCATCACGGCGAGCGAGTACGCCTACACCAAGGCGCCCAAGAGCATGAAGAGCATCATCGGGTCCATCAACTAcctcaccgtcgccgtcgccgcgctcCTCGGCATGGCGGTCTCCCGCGCGGCCAGCGACCCGGGACTCACCTGGTTGTACACTTCGCTCGCAATCGTCTACTTTGTGGTCACATGTCTGTTCTGGTACTTCTGCCGCGGATACGACAAGCTGGAGGACGAGCTGTTTGACCTGGACCGCGAGGATAATGATAATGCGTGA